From Panthera uncia isolate 11264 chromosome E1, Puncia_PCG_1.0, whole genome shotgun sequence, one genomic window encodes:
- the LOC125926165 gene encoding dynein axonemal heavy chain 9-like produces MTLAIPGHEPPCALLTGRNTFLFRRFDSVNPHRELDARHTEIRQMELTLASIWESAALFEVSIPNYKQLNQCRREVCLLKELWDTIGMVTSSIHAWETAPWREVNVEAMDRECKRFARCIRNLDKEVRAWDAFAGLESTVSDALSSLRAVAELQSPAIRERHWRQLVQATGVSFAVDEGTTLADLLRLQLHHFEDEVRSIADKAVKEMGTEETLTELCATWAGLEFRYEPHPRTGVPQLRSDEDLLELLEDNQVQLQNLMTSKHVAFFLEEVSGWQKRLSTADAVISTWFDVQRTWSHLESIFMGSEDIRAQLPQVPAKEIPLALLPYPSRGRRPPSARSSRPCPPLPGLASARRHLQRTSASQAATSQAEGKREGEMHTDQCVPGWLGKRKEG; encoded by the coding sequence ATGACCCTGGCGATTCCGGGACACGAGCCCCCGTGCGCCCTACTCACCGGAAGGAACACGTTTTTGTTTCGTAGGTTCGACAGCGTCAACCCTCACCGAGAGCTGGACGCCAGGCACACGGAGATCCGACAGATGGAGCTGACCCTGGCCTCCATCTGGGAGTCTGCTGCCTTGTTTGAGGTCAGCATTCCCAACTACAAGCAGCTGAACCAGTGCAGGCGGGAAGTCTGCCTGCTGAAGGAGCTCTGGGACACGATAGGGATGGTCACCTCCAGCATCCATGCCTGGGAGACGGCCCCGTGGAGGGAGGTCAACGTGGAGGCCATGGACCGGGAGTGTAAACGGTTCGCCAGGTGCATCCGGAACCTGGACAAGGAGGTCAGGGCCTGGGACGCGTTCGCGGGCCTGGAGAGCACCGTGTCGGACGCTCTGAGCTCCCTGCGGGCGGTGGCCGAGCTGCAGAGTCCGGCCATCCGGGAGCGGCACTGGAGGCAGCTGGTGCAGGCCACGGGCGTGAGCTTCGCCGTGGACGAGGGCACCACCCTGGCAGACCTCCTGCGGCTCCAGCTGCACCATTTTGAGGACGAGGTGCGGAGCATCGCGGACAAGGCCGTGAAAGAGATGGGCACGGAGGAGACCTTGACGGAGCTGTGCGCCACCTGGGCCGGCCTGGAATTCCGGTACGAGCCCCACCCGCGGACCGGCGTCCCCCAGCTGCGGTCGGACGAGGACCTCCTCGAGCTCCTGGAGGACAACCAAGTCCAGCTGCAGAACCTGATGACGTCCAAGCACGTTGccttcttcctggaggaggtgtccGGCTGGCAGAAGAGGCTGTCCACGGCCGACGCCGTCATCTCCACCTGGTTCGACGTGCAGCGCACGTGGTCTCACCTGGAAAGTATATTCATGGGATCCGAAGACATCCGGGCTCAGCTGCCCCAGGTACCTGCTAAGGAAATCCCGCTCGCTCTGCTCCCTTACCCGAGTCGAGGGAGGCGCCCCCCGTCTGCGCGGTCCTCTAGACCCTGTCCTCCTCTGCCTGGCCTTGCCTCCGCTCGAAGGCACCTGCAACGAACATCGGCCTCCCAAGCCGCCACAAgtcaggcagagggaaagagagaaggggaaatgcACACCGATCAGTGTGTCCCTGGATGgctgggaaaaagaaaggagggttGA